The following are from one region of the Corylus avellana chromosome ca1, CavTom2PMs-1.0 genome:
- the LOC132167161 gene encoding germin-like protein subfamily 1 member 13: MMKGVPKTLLLTVALLAWAFSLTSAFDPSPLQDFCVAINDTSSDHAVFINGKFCKDLKLASANDFFFSGLDTPRDTSNPLGSNVTLLNVDKILGLNTLGISLARIDFAPYGLNPPHIHPRGTEILVVLEGTLLVGFVTSNPDNRFFSKVLSAGDVFVFPIGLIHFQFNVGKTNAIAFAGLSSQNPGLITIANAVFGSNPPVNRDVLAKAFQLDRNVVNYLQKKFQSDNN; encoded by the exons ATGATGAAAGGTGTTCCTAAGACTTTGCTACTAACTGTGGCCTTGTTGGCTTGGGCATTCTCCCTTACCTCTGCCTTCGACCCCAGTCCTCTTCAAGACTTCTGTGTTGCCATTAACGATACTTCTTCTGATCATGCTG TATTCATTAATGGAAAGTTTTGCAAGGACCTTAAGCTTGCTAGTGCCAATGATTTCTTCTTCTCAGGGCTAGACACTCCCAGAGACACATCAAATCCACTCGGATCGAATGTCACTCTCCTCAATGTCGACAAAATACTAGGCCTCAACACCTTAGGCATATCCTTGGCTCGCATTGACTTTGCACCGTACGGCCTAAATCCTCCCCACATTCACCCTCGTGGTACCGAGATTCTTGTAGTCCTAGAGGGTACTCTATTAGTTGGCTTTGTCACATCCAACCCAGATAACCGCTTCTTCTCCAAAGTTCTAAGCGCAGGAGACGTCTTTGTCTTCCCAATTGGTCTCATTCACTTCCAATTTAATGTGGGGAAAACCAATGCTATTGCCTTTGCCGGTCTCAGCAGTCAGAATCCTGGGCTCATCACCATAGCAAATGCAGTATTTGGATCAAATCCTCCCGTCAATCGTGATGTTCTTGCTAAGGCCTTCCAACTCGACAGGAATGTGGTCAATTATCTTCAGAAAAAATTCCAGAGTGacaataattaa
- the LOC132164013 gene encoding germin-like protein subfamily 1 member 11 yields the protein MMKGVPKTLLVSVALLAWACSLAFAYDPSPLQDFCIAINDTSSDHAVFVNGKFCKDPKLATANDFFFSGLNTPRDTSNPLGSNVTLLNVDKILGLNTLGISLARIDFAPYGLNPPHIHPRGTEILVVQEGTLLVGFVTSNPDNRLFSKVLNAGDVFVFPIGLIHFQFNVGKTNAVAFAGLSSQNPGLITIANAVFGSNPPINPNVLAKAFQLDRNVVNYLQKKF from the exons ATGATGAAAGGTGTTCCTAAGACGTTGCTTGTAAGTGTGGCCTTGTTGGCTTGGGCATGCTCCCTTGCCTTTGCCTATGACCCCAGTCCTCTCCAAGACTTCTGTATTGCCATTAACGATACTTCTTCTGATCATGCAG TATTTGTTAATGGAAAGTTTTGCAAGGACCCTAAGCTTGCTACGGCCAATGATTTCTTCTTCTCCGGACTAAACACACCGAGAGACACCTCAAATCCACTTGGATCAAATGTCACTCTCCTTAATGTCGACAAAATACTAGGCCTTAACACCTTAGGCATATCCTTGGCTCGCATTGACTTTGCCCCGTATGGCCTAAATCCTCCTCACATTCACCCTCGTGGAACTGAGATTCTTGTAGTCCAAGAGGGTACTCTATTAGTTGGCTTCGTCACATCCAACCCAGACAACCGCCTATTCTCCAAAGTTCTAAATGCAGGAGACGTCTTTGTCTTCCCAATTGGTCTCATTCACTTCCAATTTAATGTAGGGAAAACCAATGCTGTTGCTTTTGCCGGTCTCAGCAGCCAGAATCCTGGGCTCATCACCATAGCAAATGCTGTCTTTGGATCTAATCCTCCCATCAATCCAAATGTTCTCGCCAAGGCCTTCCAACTCGACAGGAATGTGGTCAATTATCTTCAGaaaaaattctaa